In Scleropages formosus chromosome 20, fSclFor1.1, whole genome shotgun sequence, a single window of DNA contains:
- the LOC114909196 gene encoding uncharacterized protein LOC114909196 isoform X1: MATENESDFHISETASKTEKSKKEFVWSQQATWLLLRTRLSMDADFNRPVCKMKKLWATVAERVTAKLRELGDDVTVKAHECDSKWRNMMSTYRKNAERAKRRGAQIVHWEFFQAMHDVLGKAADDSDEQRNGQLSKKLATVMASKKFTPILPTPPLPPTPSPSPAPSRPPQDVLQLYLELQERKMDLWTQQKDLEERKIEAINNLARAISSLAAERSSHSVTGDSG, translated from the exons ATGGCAACGGAAAATGAAAGcgattttcacatttcagagaCTGCTTCCAAAACCGAAAAGTCTAAAAAGG AGTTCGTGTGGAGCCAGCAGGCTACCTGGCTGCTCCTGCGCACGCGCCTCTCCATGGACGCCGACTTCAACCGGCCCGTCTGCAAGATGAAGAAGCTGTGGGCGACGGTGGCCGAAAGGGTGACGGCGAAGCTGCGGGAGCTGGGCGACGACGTCACCGTGAAGGCCCACGAGTGCGACAGCAAGTGGCGGAACATGATGTCGACGTACCGCAAGAACGCCGAGAGGGCGAAGAGACGGGGCGCTCAGATCGTGCACTGGGAATTCTTCCAGGCCATGCATGACGTTCTGGGCAAGGCCGCCGATGACTCGGACGAGCAGAGGAACGGTCAGCTCAGCAAGAAGCTGGCGACCGTCATGGCAAGTAAAAAATTCACGCCAATCCTTCCGACTCCTCCCCTGCCCCCCACgccttccccctcccccgcgCCTTCGAGGCCCCCCCAGGACGTTCTACAGCTGTACCTCGAGCTGCAGGAGCGCAAGATGGATCTCTGGACCCAACAGAAGGATCTCGAGGAGAGAAAGATAGAAGCTATAAATAATCTGGCCAGAGCCATCTCTAGTCTGGCTGCTGAGCGCAGCTCCCACAGCGTCACCGGGGACAGTGGGTAG
- the LOC114909196 gene encoding uncharacterized protein LOC114909196 isoform X2, which produces MDADFNRPVCKMKKLWATVAERVTAKLRELGDDVTVKAHECDSKWRNMMSTYRKNAERAKRRGAQIVHWEFFQAMHDVLGKAADDSDEQRNGQLSKKLATVMASKKFTPILPTPPLPPTPSPSPAPSRPPQDVLQLYLELQERKMDLWTQQKDLEERKIEAINNLARAISSLAAERSSHSVTGDSG; this is translated from the coding sequence ATGGACGCCGACTTCAACCGGCCCGTCTGCAAGATGAAGAAGCTGTGGGCGACGGTGGCCGAAAGGGTGACGGCGAAGCTGCGGGAGCTGGGCGACGACGTCACCGTGAAGGCCCACGAGTGCGACAGCAAGTGGCGGAACATGATGTCGACGTACCGCAAGAACGCCGAGAGGGCGAAGAGACGGGGCGCTCAGATCGTGCACTGGGAATTCTTCCAGGCCATGCATGACGTTCTGGGCAAGGCCGCCGATGACTCGGACGAGCAGAGGAACGGTCAGCTCAGCAAGAAGCTGGCGACCGTCATGGCAAGTAAAAAATTCACGCCAATCCTTCCGACTCCTCCCCTGCCCCCCACgccttccccctcccccgcgCCTTCGAGGCCCCCCCAGGACGTTCTACAGCTGTACCTCGAGCTGCAGGAGCGCAAGATGGATCTCTGGACCCAACAGAAGGATCTCGAGGAGAGAAAGATAGAAGCTATAAATAATCTGGCCAGAGCCATCTCTAGTCTGGCTGCTGAGCGCAGCTCCCACAGCGTCACCGGGGACAGTGGGTAG
- the LOC108919432 gene encoding elongin-B-like — protein MDVFLMIRRHKTTIFTDAKESTTVYELKRIVEGILKRPPEDQRLFKDDQILEDSKTLGDCGFTNQTARPQAPATIGLAFRINDDVFEQLRIDSFSTPPELPDVMKPQDSGSAASEQGVQ, from the exons ATG GATGTGTTTCTGATGATCCGCCGTCATAAGACGACCATTTTCACAGATGCCAAGGAATCTACCACGGTGTATGAGTTGAAACGCATTGTGGAAGGCATCCTGAAAAGGCCCCCTGAGGACCAGAGGCTCTTCAAA GATGACCAGATACTGGAAGACAGTAAGACATTAGGAGATTGTGGCTTCACTAATCAAACAGCAAGACCCCAGGCGCCAGCTACAATTGGCCTGGCTTTCCGCATTAATG ATGACGTCTTTGAACAGCTGCGAATCGATTCCTTCTCAACCCCTCCGGAGCTCCCTGATGTCATGAAGCCCCAGGACTCCGGAAGTGCTGCCAGTGAACAGGGCGTGCAGTGA